In the genome of Methanococcoides burtonii DSM 6242, the window AGCTACACTTACTATAGTGATACCGAGTGGAACTTCATATCCGATCATTCTTGCAAAGTTCCTGAAAGCACCAAGAAGTGAATACTTGTTGTTGGAACTGTATGCATACATGAAAGCACCGATAATAGAGATCGAAGACACTGCTTCAATATAAAGAATACTTATGTCCATTTCTGTACCCACGATAGGATACTCGACACCATTGACAAAGACTGCACCGAATGGAATTGCCACAAGCATCAGGAACACTGAACCCATAAGCACGATAGGTGCTGATACGAACAGTAAACGGTCTGCTTTTGATGGAATAAGATCTTCTTTGGTCATCAACTTGATAGCATCGGCCACAAGCTGGAACAGACCGAAAGGACCTACATATTTAGGACCAAGCCTGAACTGAATATCGCCTGATAGTTTACGTTCAAACCAGACAACTATCATAGCACCGCCGAAAACTACACCGATCAGACAAAGACCGATCAGAGTGCGAACCCAGGGATTGAAAAGAATATCTATAACTTCTGAAGACATCATAATCACCTGTCCGCCTCACTCGTACATCCGTCCATACTGCCTGCAATTGCAGCCACATCGGCAATAGTAGTGCCTTTTATCAGTGGAGGTAATGCCTGCATTGTCGGATATACCGGTCCCCTTATCTTTACACGGTGAGGTTTGTCAGAACCATCTGATACCACATAGAATCCCATTTCTCCACGTGGATCCTCTACCCTGTGGAAAATATCTCCCTCAGGAACCCTCATCACAGGTGTCCTTACACCGTATAATGAATCCTCGAAGAAGATAGGGCCGCTTGGCATCTGGTCAAGACATTGTTCTATTATGTACATTGCTTCCAGCATTTCTTCGAGCCTCACATTGATACGGGCTGCGATGTCGCCGTCAGTAGCTGTACATACTTTGAAATCAAGGTCCTTGTAAACAAGATAAG includes:
- the fpoH gene encoding F420H2 dehydrogenase subunit FpoH, with protein sequence MSSEVIDILFNPWVRTLIGLCLIGVVFGGAMIVVWFERKLSGDIQFRLGPKYVGPFGLFQLVADAIKLMTKEDLIPSKADRLLFVSAPIVLMGSVFLMLVAIPFGAVFVNGVEYPIVGTEMDISILYIEAVSSISIIGAFMYAYSSNNKYSLLGAFRNFARMIGYEVPLGITIVSVAVMVGSLNIVEIAQAQSPIWFIFLQPLGFIVFFIALMADMGRLPFDQNESEEELVAGWITEYTGMRFGLGFFAEYIHLILGSMLVVLLFLGGWNLPSFLTNVTILGVFLPTLFYLLKVALVILTIIMLRWAVPRFRIDQVVDLSWKRLLPLSLLNLGWAIMLGIYLGM